A genome region from Maridesulfovibrio salexigens DSM 2638 includes the following:
- a CDS encoding amino acid ABC transporter permease, whose translation MYFDFASLPEYIPYFLPAAWMTLEITVLGILLGLVLGLVTVFMRISDKRIFNLPAHAYIYIIRGTPLLLQLLFIYFGMRSLVGLSALPAAVLALGIHNGAYIAEIFRGAIASISPGQMEAARSIGMSYPRAMVRIVLPQAFKRAIPSLGNQFIIALKDSSLASTITINELLLKSQQLASSNFMMMEMLTIAGVFYLIYTGAFTFLFHAIERKLDTSRA comes from the coding sequence ATGTATTTCGATTTTGCAAGTCTGCCGGAGTATATTCCGTATTTTCTCCCGGCAGCATGGATGACCCTTGAAATTACCGTGCTTGGTATTCTTCTCGGGCTTGTTCTCGGCCTAGTTACGGTATTCATGCGCATTTCCGATAAGCGGATATTCAATCTCCCGGCTCACGCGTACATTTACATAATCCGCGGAACTCCGTTGTTGTTGCAGTTGCTCTTCATTTATTTCGGAATGCGAAGCCTTGTAGGGCTTTCCGCTCTTCCGGCTGCTGTTCTGGCTTTGGGAATTCATAACGGTGCCTATATTGCCGAGATTTTCAGGGGCGCCATTGCATCCATCTCCCCCGGGCAGATGGAAGCCGCGCGAAGTATCGGGATGAGTTATCCCCGGGCAATGGTCAGGATCGTTTTGCCGCAGGCATTTAAGCGTGCGATCCCGTCCCTGGGCAACCAGTTCATCATTGCTTTGAAGGATTCATCCCTTGCCAGCACGATCACTATTAATGAACTGCTGCTTAAATCACAGCAATTGGCCTCTTCCAATTTTATGATGATGGAAATGCTGACAATAGCCGGGGTCTTTTACCTTATCTATACCGGAGCTTTTACATTCCTTTTTCATGCGATTGAAAGAAAGCTCGATACAAGCAGGGCTTAA
- a CDS encoding ABC transporter substrate-binding protein, which yields MRRFTALYLAVFTLLITVSFVGCAKQEKTGLAKVKEAGEVSFAMSGGYPPFNYFNKQNELVGFDVDVAKEVAKRLGVKLKPVTTEWSGIIEGLRSGIYSGILGSMAATEQRKKVVDFSTPYYYSGAQMFVRTDSPFKSADELKSKAVGLVTGTTFEQDAKNLGVSDIRLYKDDTHTLTELSSGVIDGVITDRVVGVNAMNSGKFKIKPLGSPLRKEDIAVAFRKEDKTLTDEVNKILKQMHDDGTLTKLSKKWLKVDITKK from the coding sequence ATGAGACGTTTTACTGCCTTATACCTTGCGGTGTTCACGCTGTTGATCACTGTGTCTTTTGTCGGTTGCGCTAAACAGGAAAAGACCGGCCTTGCCAAGGTCAAAGAAGCCGGGGAAGTGAGCTTTGCCATGAGCGGCGGCTATCCCCCGTTTAATTATTTTAACAAGCAAAATGAGCTGGTCGGATTTGATGTGGATGTTGCTAAAGAAGTCGCTAAAAGGCTGGGTGTGAAACTGAAGCCCGTCACCACTGAATGGAGTGGCATTATCGAAGGGCTGCGGTCCGGTATTTACAGCGGTATCCTCGGTAGTATGGCAGCAACTGAGCAACGTAAGAAGGTCGTGGATTTCTCTACCCCGTATTACTATTCCGGTGCTCAGATGTTTGTCCGTACAGACTCTCCTTTCAAGTCCGCTGATGAACTGAAATCTAAGGCCGTCGGACTGGTTACCGGAACCACTTTTGAGCAGGATGCCAAAAATCTGGGTGTGTCTGATATCCGTCTGTACAAAGACGATACTCATACTCTTACCGAATTATCCAGCGGGGTAATTGATGGTGTCATCACTGACCGTGTTGTGGGTGTTAATGCCATGAATAGCGGAAAGTTTAAGATTAAACCGCTTGGTTCCCCGTTACGCAAGGAAGATATCGCAGTTGCTTTCCGCAAAGAAGATAAAACTCTTACGGATGAGGTGAACAAGATTCTTAAACAGATGCACGACGACGGTACCCTTACCAAGCTGAGTAAGAAGTGGCTTAAGGTAGATATTACCAAGAAATAG
- a CDS encoding PAS domain S-box protein, whose product MSSNTDDNFDRLPEPISEVFESFSDFILFTDGGGRICSASARVVEFFGCPLKGRQLWDILGVEASGIDEFIAAYPVAGVHEIPYGEDGGSYSLRLIPLAGPYCSEGYVAVVTNNAPFVELHESYEERIEDNIAALADSVALFNALFEAAQDPTFLADSAFRILSSNPAAERLFGRSCTLSGNSCLNIFSAESSKVVRRHFETCTTDIPVPFDELLTARNCTGKEIPVELTMHKVRLQSGTVFHVGLRDMTDIQRLETGLEETREQVDGMNVALRTVIESVEEEKKDMHEDFALQVREQILPALDRMIKEPVPQMRRSFGRFIKERLSALAGETGDQFEELLLKLTPREVEICRYIEAGKSTERIGELLSITADTVRTHRKNIRRKLGLQGKRVSLISYLKHQIGS is encoded by the coding sequence GTGAGCTCAAATACAGACGATAATTTTGACCGTCTTCCTGAACCTATTTCCGAAGTTTTTGAATCATTTTCTGATTTTATCCTTTTTACTGATGGCGGCGGGCGCATCTGCTCAGCAAGTGCCCGTGTTGTTGAATTCTTTGGGTGTCCTTTGAAGGGGAGACAGCTTTGGGATATTTTGGGAGTTGAAGCTTCCGGTATTGATGAATTTATTGCAGCTTATCCTGTGGCGGGAGTGCATGAAATCCCATACGGGGAGGATGGGGGAAGTTATTCACTGCGTTTAATTCCCCTTGCCGGACCGTATTGTTCGGAAGGGTATGTTGCCGTTGTTACCAATAACGCGCCCTTTGTAGAACTCCATGAGTCGTACGAGGAGCGAATTGAGGATAATATCGCCGCTCTTGCTGACAGTGTTGCCCTGTTTAATGCTCTCTTTGAGGCTGCTCAGGATCCGACTTTTCTGGCTGATTCAGCTTTTCGTATTCTTTCTTCCAATCCCGCTGCAGAAAGACTTTTCGGGCGCAGCTGCACTCTATCCGGAAATAGTTGCCTAAATATTTTTAGTGCTGAATCATCTAAAGTTGTCCGCAGGCATTTTGAAACCTGCACTACTGACATTCCTGTCCCGTTTGATGAATTGCTTACTGCTAGAAATTGCACGGGAAAAGAAATCCCGGTTGAGCTTACTATGCATAAGGTTCGGCTTCAGTCCGGTACCGTGTTTCATGTCGGATTGAGGGATATGACCGATATCCAGCGTCTTGAAACAGGTCTGGAAGAGACGCGTGAGCAAGTCGATGGTATGAACGTGGCTTTGCGTACTGTTATTGAATCTGTAGAAGAAGAAAAAAAAGATATGCATGAGGATTTTGCACTACAGGTTCGTGAACAGATTCTTCCGGCCTTGGACCGCATGATTAAAGAGCCCGTTCCGCAGATGCGTAGAAGTTTTGGAAGATTTATTAAAGAACGTCTCTCCGCTCTGGCAGGGGAAACCGGGGACCAATTTGAAGAATTGCTGCTCAAGCTCACTCCCCGTGAAGTTGAAATATGCCGATATATTGAAGCAGGAAAAAGTACTGAACGTATTGGTGAGCTCCTTTCAATCACAGCCGACACTGTCCGCACCCACCGCAAAAATATTCGCCGCAAACTTGGTCTACAGGGTAAGAGAGTCTCTTTGATTTCATATCTCAAGCATCAGATCGGATCATAA
- a CDS encoding DUF554 domain-containing protein — protein MIPIGSLVNGAAIIGGSIIGILLHSRFPERIREIIFQALGLGVLLIGIQMSLKVEDILVVIFSLIIGGIGGELLRLDTLFERGAGWLKKKVGSKDTGFIDGMITASLIFCIGAMAIIGSFEEGINGDTTILFTKAMLDGFASIALASSYGIGVLFSFIPVIIYQSALTLFAGSFQDWFSPMIISQLTATGGLLIIGISVTLLDIKRINLANLLPSLGVVIALTAILN, from the coding sequence ATGATCCCAATAGGCTCACTGGTCAACGGTGCCGCCATCATCGGCGGTTCCATCATCGGTATTCTCCTGCACAGCAGATTTCCTGAACGCATCCGGGAGATCATTTTTCAGGCATTGGGCCTCGGCGTTTTACTTATCGGTATCCAGATGTCACTGAAAGTTGAGGATATACTTGTAGTTATTTTCAGCCTGATCATCGGCGGCATAGGTGGCGAACTGTTAAGGCTGGATACGCTTTTTGAACGCGGCGCCGGCTGGCTCAAGAAAAAAGTAGGTTCCAAGGATACCGGATTCATTGACGGAATGATCACCGCCTCCCTGATCTTCTGCATCGGAGCTATGGCTATTATCGGCTCCTTTGAAGAGGGAATCAACGGCGACACCACTATCCTGTTCACCAAAGCCATGCTTGACGGATTCGCCTCCATCGCTCTTGCTTCTTCATATGGAATCGGAGTGCTGTTCTCCTTTATCCCGGTCATCATCTACCAAAGCGCACTAACCCTTTTTGCGGGTTCTTTTCAGGATTGGTTCTCTCCGATGATCATTTCCCAGCTCACTGCAACCGGCGGGCTGCTCATTATCGGTATCAGCGTAACTCTACTTGATATCAAGCGCATCAACCTCGCCAACCTGCTGCCCTCTTTGGGAGTAGTCATCGCGCTTACCGCCATACTTAACTAA
- a CDS encoding SpoIIE family protein phosphatase: MKIRWKMLIILLTFSLTPLFVLKTHGLNSLKDLGADLQTQTRVTLLERATHNLADQAKGAAVMIDIEGRLYQSTLKSIQGEAELRLNDNDIPPQKNSPYITTRHKSFDKPELTNSPAYKKRALMGKGTNRRGDHNMMAAVQRGDFIDLPVTLNHISFWLAGNLSPQEAKADINKIAPLLDDFKSCASSLNSLILWQEIILENGLVATYPGHDSFPRKYDPRTHAWYKEVKEQGEVSWTLPSTDAATKTLCNRLTAPLYGNDGQFIGVASLVIPIGESLNKALVSTDTKKAKVMLVTTLHRDDSHKNSLLVLGKIGDEQIEEDFRPMHGYFWQAPPEKEWLTEDNPEFKTLIKDVTDKNSGVLHMNDNGVPSLWTYSPVNNSVSILIIIPVHEFTAEADEAEQYVRESIANQLEGTSLIALAVILSIAIVAYFVSQGLSKPIHKLSEAMIKVGEGDWDARADFHSKDELGDLAQNFNYMVPQLREHSRIRQALSLADEAQQSLFPKSPPDIENVDIGARCTFSEQTGGDYYDFVGCATCGPKTFATVIGDVSGHGVSAALLMTSARAYIRALSGRGKTLVEAATEVNRLITKDCAQTGHFMTMFMAICNADERTVNWIRAGHDPGMVYSPETDTFDQLLGEGLALGVDEGYPYREYLTQMNQGQILVLYTDGIWEAHSPAGNQFGKDRMKQVIRDNCHKSSQEISDIILLEVENHRKGLPLEDDCTIIVVKFL; this comes from the coding sequence ATGAAAATCCGCTGGAAAATGCTCATAATATTGCTGACCTTCTCCCTGACTCCTTTGTTCGTGCTAAAAACTCACGGACTTAATTCTTTAAAGGATCTGGGAGCAGATCTGCAGACTCAGACCCGCGTAACCCTTCTTGAGCGAGCCACCCACAACCTTGCTGATCAGGCTAAGGGGGCTGCGGTCATGATTGATATTGAAGGGCGACTCTATCAATCCACCCTGAAAAGCATTCAGGGAGAGGCAGAGCTGCGTCTAAATGACAATGACATTCCCCCACAGAAAAATAGTCCGTATATAACCACCAGACATAAGAGTTTTGATAAACCGGAACTGACCAATAGCCCGGCCTACAAAAAACGGGCACTGATGGGCAAAGGAACAAACCGCCGTGGCGACCACAACATGATGGCTGCCGTCCAACGCGGGGACTTTATTGACCTGCCCGTAACGCTAAACCACATATCCTTCTGGCTGGCAGGAAACCTTTCGCCTCAAGAAGCCAAAGCAGATATCAACAAAATAGCCCCTCTGCTGGACGATTTTAAATCATGCGCATCATCACTGAACAGCCTGATTCTCTGGCAGGAAATCATTCTTGAAAACGGTCTTGTTGCCACCTATCCGGGCCACGACTCCTTTCCACGCAAATACGACCCCAGAACTCACGCTTGGTACAAGGAAGTCAAAGAGCAGGGAGAAGTAAGCTGGACCCTCCCATCCACGGATGCTGCAACAAAAACCCTCTGCAACAGGCTTACGGCTCCTCTTTATGGAAATGACGGTCAATTTATAGGAGTCGCATCACTGGTTATTCCCATCGGGGAAAGCCTGAACAAAGCACTTGTCTCAACTGACACGAAAAAAGCAAAAGTGATGCTGGTCACCACTCTTCATCGAGATGATAGCCACAAAAATTCACTGCTGGTGCTTGGTAAGATAGGTGATGAGCAAATTGAGGAAGATTTCCGTCCAATGCATGGATATTTCTGGCAGGCTCCACCTGAAAAGGAATGGCTGACCGAAGACAATCCTGAATTCAAAACCCTGATTAAGGACGTTACAGATAAGAATTCAGGGGTTCTGCACATGAACGACAATGGAGTCCCGTCCTTGTGGACATACAGTCCAGTTAACAATTCTGTATCCATTCTGATCATTATCCCGGTCCATGAATTTACCGCCGAAGCAGACGAAGCTGAACAATACGTCCGGGAAAGCATTGCCAATCAGTTGGAAGGGACATCTTTGATTGCATTAGCGGTCATTCTATCCATCGCTATCGTTGCGTATTTTGTTTCGCAGGGACTATCCAAACCCATCCACAAACTTTCTGAAGCAATGATAAAAGTAGGTGAAGGGGACTGGGACGCAAGGGCTGATTTTCACTCCAAGGATGAACTGGGAGACCTTGCTCAGAATTTTAACTATATGGTCCCGCAACTGCGTGAGCATTCCAGAATCCGTCAGGCCCTCAGCCTTGCTGATGAAGCCCAGCAATCACTTTTCCCCAAGTCACCACCGGATATTGAAAATGTTGATATCGGTGCACGATGCACCTTCTCCGAACAGACCGGGGGTGATTACTACGACTTTGTCGGTTGTGCCACGTGCGGCCCAAAAACATTCGCCACCGTTATCGGGGATGTCTCCGGACACGGCGTCAGCGCAGCCCTGCTTATGACCAGTGCCAGAGCCTACATTCGAGCCCTCTCAGGACGCGGTAAAACACTTGTGGAAGCTGCAACAGAAGTTAACCGCCTTATAACCAAGGACTGTGCCCAGACAGGCCATTTCATGACTATGTTCATGGCTATCTGCAATGCGGATGAAAGGACAGTAAACTGGATCAGAGCCGGGCATGACCCCGGGATGGTCTATTCTCCCGAGACTGATACCTTTGATCAACTTCTGGGAGAAGGATTGGCTCTTGGTGTTGATGAAGGTTATCCCTACCGTGAATACCTGACCCAAATGAATCAGGGGCAGATTCTAGTACTTTACACAGACGGTATCTGGGAAGCACACAGCCCCGCAGGAAACCAGTTCGGCAAGGACAGGATGAAACAGGTTATCCGGGATAATTGCCATAAATCATCACAGGAAATATCCGACATCATACTTCTTGAAGTAGAGAACCACCGTAAAGGACTCCCGCTTGAAGATGACTGCACAATTATCGTGGTTAAATTTTTATGA
- a CDS encoding TIGR00730 family Rossman fold protein, whose translation MKSICIFLGANPGNDPKYPQAARNMGRELAQRGLTTVYGGSRTGLMGILAESALEAGGKVIGVIPESLYKIEIAHTDLTELHVADSMHERKALMAELSDGFIAMPGGIGTMDEIFEIFTWAQLGFHSKPCGLLNVDGYYDKLLSFLDGVVEEGFLKDMHREKLLTAETPDLLIESFATYEPPSGSKWVEKVDVTQRKQQ comes from the coding sequence GTGAAAAGCATCTGCATATTCCTCGGAGCCAATCCCGGCAACGATCCTAAATATCCACAAGCGGCCCGCAACATGGGCCGGGAACTGGCTCAACGCGGCCTTACCACAGTCTACGGCGGCTCACGCACCGGACTGATGGGCATTCTTGCCGAAAGCGCACTGGAAGCTGGCGGTAAAGTTATCGGGGTAATCCCGGAAAGCCTCTATAAAATTGAAATTGCCCACACCGACCTTACTGAACTGCATGTTGCCGACTCCATGCATGAACGCAAAGCACTCATGGCCGAACTCTCCGACGGTTTTATTGCCATGCCCGGAGGAATCGGGACCATGGACGAAATATTCGAGATATTCACATGGGCTCAGCTCGGATTTCATTCCAAACCTTGTGGCCTGCTCAATGTGGACGGATACTACGATAAACTGCTCAGTTTTCTGGACGGGGTGGTTGAAGAAGGATTCTTGAAAGACATGCACCGGGAGAAACTGCTTACCGCAGAAACTCCGGACCTGCTCATTGAGTCATTCGCTACATATGAACCGCCCAGCGGATCAAAGTGGGTGGAAAAAGTGGACGTCACCCAGCGCAAACAACAATAA
- a CDS encoding HD-GYP domain-containing protein, whose product MTRLRNGEHMVDVDRLRPGVHIKLVGVPWYRHPFLTSSFRIKDFETIETLHSLGVEKVIVIPDKSLVTPLQATKKKSVQRPASSQLASAPDALFKEKKARMEKLKEKKESVVRAEQKYTLSVRQVEDLMSSITRGNMQFYEEANTFSKTLSRYFLSDSEALMHVLNLQTDKSDTVYYHSMNVTVLSLILGRTIELDEDEMRILAIGGLFHDIGKAKIEKKILHKKGKLTKFEAEVLRKHPFYGVDILSGCEDYPPEAMEIVYAHHERCCGGGYPRGVERGEIGKLTKILAIADFYDCLINKHDPSASLTPYQALSYMFSKRATYFEPDYLSAFIQCMGIYPPGTVVVLNDEMVGMVISVNLAKPLLPSIVIYDPEIPKKEALILDLEEESEYSITNSINPAKLAPEVFDYLSPRSRMIYFVDPDFPKRNKK is encoded by the coding sequence ATGACAAGGCTTAGAAATGGTGAACATATGGTCGATGTAGATCGGTTGAGGCCCGGAGTTCATATAAAACTCGTGGGCGTGCCGTGGTATCGACATCCATTTTTGACCAGCAGTTTCCGAATAAAGGATTTTGAGACGATTGAAACCTTGCATTCTTTAGGGGTTGAGAAAGTTATCGTCATCCCGGATAAAAGTTTGGTTACACCCTTGCAGGCCACCAAAAAGAAGTCTGTTCAGCGTCCTGCCAGTTCTCAGTTGGCTTCAGCTCCAGATGCTTTGTTCAAAGAAAAGAAAGCCCGGATGGAAAAGCTGAAGGAAAAGAAAGAGTCTGTTGTTCGCGCGGAGCAGAAATATACTTTGTCTGTTCGTCAGGTCGAAGATCTCATGTCTTCAATCACCAGAGGGAACATGCAGTTTTATGAAGAGGCAAATACTTTTTCCAAGACTTTAAGCCGATATTTTTTGAGTGATTCGGAAGCTCTTATGCATGTCCTGAATTTACAGACAGATAAGAGTGATACGGTATACTACCATTCAATGAACGTTACGGTATTATCTTTGATTCTGGGCAGAACTATAGAGTTGGATGAAGATGAAATGCGCATACTTGCGATTGGAGGTCTTTTTCACGATATAGGCAAGGCCAAGATTGAAAAGAAGATTTTACATAAAAAGGGAAAGCTTACTAAGTTTGAAGCGGAAGTTCTGCGCAAACATCCATTTTATGGCGTGGATATACTTTCTGGCTGCGAGGATTATCCCCCAGAAGCAATGGAAATAGTGTATGCGCATCATGAACGTTGCTGCGGCGGTGGGTATCCCAGAGGGGTGGAAAGAGGGGAAATCGGAAAGTTGACCAAAATTCTGGCCATTGCTGATTTCTATGACTGTCTCATAAACAAGCATGATCCGTCAGCATCACTGACTCCTTATCAGGCTTTGTCGTATATGTTTTCCAAGAGAGCCACTTATTTTGAACCGGATTACTTGTCTGCTTTTATACAATGTATGGGCATTTATCCTCCGGGAACCGTAGTGGTGCTCAATGATGAAATGGTCGGAATGGTGATATCCGTAAATCTTGCAAAGCCTTTGCTGCCCAGTATCGTCATATACGATCCGGAAATACCGAAGAAAGAAGCACTTATTCTCGATTTGGAAGAGGAGTCCGAATACTCGATTACTAATTCTATTAATCCGGCTAAACTTGCACCTGAAGTCTTTGATTACCTGTCGCCGCGAAGTAGAATGATTTATTTTGTAGATCCTGACTTTCCAAAGCGAAACAAGAAGTAA
- a CDS encoding HD domain-containing phosphohydrolase, giving the protein MYKILFVDDDVAIHLLFSRISTERLQISCCSSGGDALEALKADGPFHVIVSDYQMPEMDGVEFLTRAKDVSPSSVRILLSGNADLAMAIDAVNECGVFRILTKPCSLKILKKSLRDALEYHRLSNVENHMSSKMTRGVIRMVSDIAAMHNPGLNSRTARILPLVKSLSRKLGDPDSWSTEVAAVLSSIGFIFLPDRLLEMIETGDVFGSVDYSIYTQHTEYSAKILSKLPYFEDVCTKLSLQESHYMDDGEDGGFFNDEIPIGSRILKVVSDFDRLKAGGRGAGEALAMMNLRGKRYDPKVIKELGNLLGAEARYHVREVYPLGLAEGMELAEDVYGIVKGKKMKFLSKRQVLDSKIIDYIHRNAENIIDITKKISIRERNVF; this is encoded by the coding sequence ATGTATAAAATTCTTTTTGTTGATGATGATGTAGCTATCCATTTGCTATTTTCAAGAATATCGACCGAAAGACTTCAAATATCCTGTTGTTCTTCCGGAGGTGACGCTTTGGAGGCTTTAAAAGCAGATGGTCCCTTCCATGTTATTGTTTCTGATTATCAGATGCCTGAAATGGACGGAGTTGAATTTTTGACCAGAGCTAAGGATGTTTCTCCTTCTTCTGTCAGGATTCTTCTTAGTGGTAATGCGGATCTTGCTATGGCAATCGATGCGGTAAATGAGTGTGGTGTTTTCAGAATCCTGACAAAACCGTGTTCACTCAAGATTTTGAAAAAGTCCTTGCGGGATGCGTTGGAGTATCATCGTTTATCTAATGTTGAAAATCACATGTCCAGCAAAATGACTCGCGGGGTTATTCGGATGGTCAGTGATATCGCTGCAATGCATAATCCCGGTTTGAATAGCAGGACAGCACGTATCTTGCCGTTAGTTAAGTCCTTAAGCAGGAAACTTGGAGATCCTGATTCCTGGAGCACCGAAGTTGCCGCGGTGTTATCCTCAATCGGATTTATTTTTTTACCTGACCGTCTGTTGGAAATGATTGAGACAGGTGATGTTTTCGGTAGTGTTGACTATAGTATTTATACCCAGCATACGGAATATTCGGCTAAGATCTTATCGAAGCTTCCATATTTCGAAGATGTGTGCACAAAGCTTTCTTTGCAGGAATCTCATTATATGGATGATGGAGAAGATGGTGGTTTTTTTAATGATGAGATTCCTATCGGGTCAAGAATCTTAAAGGTTGTATCGGATTTTGACAGGCTGAAGGCAGGAGGACGAGGTGCAGGAGAAGCCTTGGCCATGATGAACTTACGGGGCAAACGATATGATCCCAAAGTCATCAAAGAGCTTGGGAATCTTTTGGGAGCAGAAGCGCGATATCATGTCCGTGAAGTTTATCCCTTGGGGCTTGCCGAAGGAATGGAACTGGCCGAAGATGTTTATGGAATTGTGAAAGGCAAGAAAATGAAGTTCTTATCAAAGAGGCAGGTGCTTGATTCTAAAATAATAGACTATATTCATAGGAACGCTGAGAATATAATAGATATAACAAAGAAGATTTCCATAAGGGAAAGGAATGTCTTCTGA
- the rocD gene encoding ornithine--oxo-acid transaminase — translation MKQSDYIELEDRFGAQNYKPLDVVIEKGEGVWVWDVDGNKYMDCLSAYSAVNQGHCHPRIKKAMQDQLDKLTLTSRAFRNDQLGLFYQELCSLTNSHKVLPMNSGAEAVETAIKAVRKWGYMVKGVPEDRAEIIVCADNFHGRTISIVGFSTDPVSRRGFGPFTPGFKVIPFGDHKALENAITPDTVGFLVEPIQGEAGVIIPPEGYLKKVREICTANNINLILDEIQTGLGRTGKLLAEEHEGIEADITLIGKALSGGFYPVSAVLSNTEVLGVLRPGEHGSTFGGNPLACAVAREALKVLQEEDLIRNAEEMGAKFLAGLKSINNSKIREVRGRGLLLAVEFKLDAGGARQYCEKLKENGLLCKETHDNIIRFAPPLVITTEQVDWALERIKPILST, via the coding sequence ATGAAACAGTCCGACTACATTGAACTTGAAGACAGATTTGGCGCTCAGAACTACAAGCCTCTCGATGTTGTAATAGAAAAAGGAGAAGGAGTCTGGGTTTGGGATGTTGACGGGAACAAATATATGGACTGCCTCTCTGCATACTCAGCTGTGAATCAGGGCCATTGCCATCCACGCATAAAAAAGGCCATGCAGGACCAGCTTGACAAATTAACCCTGACCTCAAGAGCTTTCCGCAACGACCAGTTGGGACTTTTCTACCAAGAGCTCTGCTCCCTGACCAACTCCCACAAAGTGCTGCCCATGAATAGTGGAGCCGAAGCTGTAGAAACAGCAATCAAGGCAGTACGGAAATGGGGTTACATGGTAAAAGGAGTACCGGAAGATCGTGCCGAAATCATTGTCTGTGCAGACAATTTTCATGGTCGTACCATCTCCATTGTAGGTTTTTCCACCGACCCGGTTTCCCGCCGGGGATTCGGCCCCTTCACTCCGGGATTCAAAGTCATTCCCTTCGGTGATCATAAAGCTCTAGAAAACGCGATCACACCAGACACAGTAGGCTTTCTCGTTGAACCCATTCAAGGCGAAGCCGGCGTTATCATTCCCCCGGAAGGGTATCTGAAAAAAGTACGGGAAATATGCACTGCCAATAACATCAACCTAATCCTCGATGAAATCCAGACCGGACTTGGCCGGACAGGTAAACTGCTGGCTGAAGAACATGAAGGGATTGAAGCTGACATCACACTAATCGGCAAAGCCCTTTCCGGCGGCTTTTATCCGGTCTCGGCAGTTCTTTCCAATACCGAGGTTCTGGGAGTTCTCAGACCCGGTGAACACGGCTCAACTTTCGGTGGAAATCCGCTGGCTTGCGCCGTGGCAAGGGAAGCCCTGAAAGTTCTTCAAGAAGAAGACCTGATTCGCAATGCCGAAGAAATGGGTGCAAAATTTCTTGCTGGACTCAAATCCATCAACAACAGCAAAATCAGGGAAGTTCGTGGCCGGGGATTGCTGCTGGCCGTTGAGTTTAAACTTGATGCCGGCGGAGCAAGACAGTACTGCGAAAAGCTCAAAGAAAACGGGCTGCTCTGCAAGGAAACCCATGACAATATCATCAGGTTTGCACCTCCTCTGGTGATTACCACTGAGCAGGTGGACTGGGCTCTTGAACGCATCAAACCTATTCTTTCTACTTAA